ttaaaaatgcaaatcaTCCCATAAAGATGACTTCATCGATAATGTCAATTTCAGTCTGCTACTCAGAAGCTAAGAGTATGAGCAAAGGCAGGCCCTGAAAATTTTTTCAGTGGAATGGAAATAATCTGTTTTGGGATGAGTAGGGATAGAGTAACTTCTCACTTAACGtcatcctggttaacgttgttatgttgctgatcaattagagagcATGCTCATTTAAAGCTGCGCAATGCTCCCTtttaatgttgtttggcagccgcctgctttgtccactgcttgcacaaagagcagcccgttggagctagctggtgggggcttggaaccagggtggactggcagctgCCTATCAGCTCCCTGTGCGTGGTAGCCGTCAAGCAGTCTGTCAATTGctaggcagttcagctgtccctcccaccactgccgtgtgctgctcctgccctctgccttggagttgctcccgggagcctcctgcttgctgggaggggaagggggtggtaATGTCAGTgtgtcccccttctccccgctCCTGTACCCAatctccacagagcggggtgGGGCAAGACAGGGCTCAGGGTGGAGGGAGCTTGTTGGcaacagctgctgtctcaacttgcttatctgcttaaaaaggcagtgtacttagagtgggatcagtgtacttaaaggagcaatgcgcgtctctctcactcacacacactgtcacctccctccatttgtgctgccttgtagagtatgAGGCTAtgttaacaacaatgtgttaagcCTTGAAGGCTCAGCCGAGTAcgagttcatcatttagcagttagtcattccctgggaaatatcttaccctcttccaccctcagactccaccacctcaaccaagcttcacaatcatcattgctgtgtacagtattaaattgtttgtttaaaacttataccatGTGTGTATAATAGATATAGATTGTCTGGCGAATAAAATTTCCCTGTaaccttgccccccccccatttacattatttcttatggggaaattggattcacttaacatcgtttcgcttaaagtagtattttttcaggaacataactacaacattaagcaaaGAGTTACTGTATACCTGCTTGCTCTGCCTTATAACAGCCAGGAAACTGGGAGGGGAATAGAATAATGAAGACACCTCTCTCTTGCAGTCTGAGTCCCCCACAGCCATGAATTGGTAGGAaagaggaaaaattccttccagcAGCCCAAGGTTGGATTGGGACTTCAAATTTCCAAACCCTGTTTAAATCTAGTCTTGACCAGGGTTTAAAGATGTAGTGTGAGTTTGAACTAGCTAACATAATCTAACTCTCACATTCTAGAACTAGTTAAGACAAGGCAAGTTGTACTTTAGTACTTGCTAAGCTGGTCAAGATAAAGCTtggtttttttgcttcccccatggcTTTAGCTTGACCTGTTTAGCATATGCTAATGTACAGCTTACCTTGTCTTAACTAGAATTTTTGCAGGCGTGTGCTAGCTTGAGCTAGCTGATGTGATCTGAaacctttaaatcctagtctaaaCAAAGCCTCTGAGAATGGAGCATTGAGCAGAGTAGGGTAGGAATTCTAGCACCTTCGTTTCCTATCAACTAGGGATGGAATCTGGCTTTCTCACCAGGGATTTGCCCTTGGATTTGACTTGTGAGTGGGCCCCCCTTATTCCTCTCTTAATATTGGTGTCTGATTAATATGCTTAGTCTCTGGCTAGGTGGTGTCTGGTAAATTCTTCAAGCCCTACTTTTGATCACTTCCTGTAAATTGTGAAGTTCACTTTTGGCAAAAGCAGGCAGAGCCTTGCTCTGAGTCTTGGTGCTGAGGAAGAAGCTAGTACCAAAACCATGATGATGTGGATTAACAAGCTAAGAAAAGTTGCTTCACTCATTAAGACAAAAGTGCAAGTAGTATTTGAACAGTGCACTCCTGCTATTTCCGCTACTTGGGTTTGATTCAGAATTGAAAATCACATCGTGGTCCCTGTGATGGAGGCTTATATTGCATGACTGTAGCACTCATTCCCTGGGCTGTTGGAAATAGCTGCATTTTAGCGTGTTCTGTTTGAGTGTCTAATAATGGGAGATGAGTCTGAAAGGGAAACAATTCTGAACATATTATCATGTAGTTTCGACCAATTAACGAATGCAGTAGATTTGATACTGATTTTGGACGGAGATGGTTCTCTCTGCCATCCAGACTGCTATCAAAGATTTTGTGAGGGCTTAAGGAAAACAGGGAGACAGGTCAGGATCAGTACAGAACTTGTCACAGTGGACAGTGTCTGTTGCCTCAATGACAAATAAGGGTCAagctttttctgtttattttgtaGTATCTgatgagaaaaacaaaatatttccaggtGACACATGCAGTATTTAGAATATACATAACATATATTTGATTAATATTAActgagactttttttaaattcttgatCTTTCCAGGTGAAAGGGCACTAGAGTTTATGGTTTTGTTGCAGCCACTAGTGTGTAATTGATAATGAGTTCCTCCAAAAATCCCAACCACAAACAAACTGTAGTAATCCAGTTCAGGAGATTTGTGTAGAacagtgatttttgttttaataggaATGTCTCACATATCTGATATTACTGTATAAACTAATACTGATGTTGTTCACAGCTTTCCTGTCCTCTTTTGTCCTGAATTCTGGATGCTGGGAAGCAGTTGGAGCTGTCAAATTGTGGAATGAGTGGTGCAGAACATCAAATACAACAAGTGTTCTTCCAACAGATGCTTTCTGTTTGTTCTACAAATTAATATCTGATCCAACAGTAAGTGGCATAATATGTGTGCATTTAAAAATGATTCTCTCTCCCTATTTGATTTTCTGTTGCGAAAGAGAGTAAGAGTGAGTCTTTTCAGCAAAGAAAACCAATAAGGTTGCAGTGTTCTTAGCTTACCACATCAAAAAAATTGATTTGACAGCTCACTTGACGAGGTTGCTGAGACATGCGCTGCATTTCAGGAAGATTAGGGTACTCAGTTTTGCCACGTAGCTATACTAAATTATGGAATTCAAGGTTACTTCTAGGTGTTAACTCCCACCCACAAAGTCTAGTGCTAATAGGTGTTCTTTGTGAACATTTTGAGTCATATCCTCAGTTGGCATAAACTGATGTAAttaagctacattgatttacattgGATGAATATCTGGCCCTTTATGTACAATACAAGGAAGATTCATGGCAAGATGGAGTGCTTCATACCAGTTGCAGATGAAAAATCCTCATTGAAATGGTAGTAGTATATAGTGTGAGTGTAATCAATATCATGTTCATATAGAGTCTGTCTCATATTAAAAAGATATTGAAAGGGACTGTAACTGAGTTGTCTGACTCGCTTGTTTACAATTTTGTCTTTTCAGGTATTGTTGTGCCAGTGCAATTGCTATGTGGCTGAGGATCAGCAATTTCAATGGCTTGAAAAGGTAAAATTTAGATTAACAGGAATTAGGCAAAGaattttttttgggcggggggggacctcttataagaaaaacaaaacacctcttCTTATAATGCTCAGTTATTTTCTATATTGCTTTCCattcccttccacccccaccccgcaatACTCAAAAACTAAATGTTGTTTGAATTTTGTACCAGGAAGTTCTGTCAAATCCCATTATGGCTGGTACTGGTTGCGTCTGCTGTAATTAAACTTTCTAAAACAGTTCCAATAGAAAGAGCCTCTGTTTTCTCATACTCCTTTTCAGAAACATCTGCCTTTCAGGCTTAAATTTTCTGGGGTTGATTTCAACAGAGGTGAATTATTCGAACAGTGTTTGGGTTACAGGAATatggaaaaaaattgtgtgtttttggttgggtttttttgtttaggaAAGAAAAGTATAACAGCACTTGTACAGAGCTACGGCTGCCAAAAATAACTAGTTTGAAACTTAGCATGGACAAAGTCCTCACTGAGGAATGTGTGTTCTTCTTCCTTTGAGGGAGAAGTGCTCAGTTCCTGCCTCTCTTGTTCCATCACTATAACTCTGCCCATTCTACCGTACAGAgtagctgctgctggaacaatttgcaatATTGTCAACCCCAGTCACTCAAAAGACATGAGTCAGGTCTGAAACTATTATGTAATCAACTTCAAAATCATGATATTCTTAAATAAATAttgggttctttttgtttgccttctagtttttgaAGTGTAGTGTACACTCAGAtcctatttttcatattttttcctgCAACCTCATgggttacaatttttttttaaatttttttttaaatgaaagctcagattcaAATAATCACAACTTCAGGAGCTGAAGTATTAACAAACACAACAGATGTTGCGAGGCTTAGGTAAAATCATAGGAGTTTGGTAACATTATGCAAATTACTTGTGTAAAAAGTTCGTGGCAGTCTTGGTGaggcagaaaggaaaataaaatgtgcTTTATAGATCtgcaaagagattttaaaattgaattgtacccttatatatattaaaaaaaagtaaagactGGAGATTGATTTGTTTGCTTGCCTGAGAAATATCATCAATGTCATGTCTTTCCTAGTTTGGGGTTCTAGGAACCTCGTTGTTCTGAGCTCTTAAGTGACAATCTATGGGGCAGAGATGCTAATCTGTAACAAGTGTTATATTCTATTAGGCATTGCAGTTAAATAGATGTTAATAGGAacttcagctttctttttttggttAGCAGTTTGACTAAAAACCCCCCTTTTCTTCCTTTGCTGCTCTCTCCCCCCAATGCTCTGCCTTCAATCTCTTGTGATGTCATAATTTTGCTGGTTCTTCAGTCACTACAGAGTCTCTCCCAAGGAAAGCATAAATCATCAGAAGCAAGTCTCTTTTTGTTTTCAAGTTATAGGGTAACAAAACATTAATGTGGAGGATTGTCTGTCTTTAGGAGGAATTTAGTATTTGGCTACCATGTACATAAATAAGAGAACTTCTGTAGCATATTTCCCATATTGTTCCTTGTCTTCTTCATGGTGATGAATCCTaagaaggtggtgggagggatATCTGCACATTTTTACTAACTAATCAGTTGTAAAAATGACACAACACCATGTAGAAAATGAAGCCATTTTTAGTAAGTGTGTACTGATCTTAGAGTAGACAGTAGTAACATCTGAAGGTTGTATGTGGAAGAGTCAGGGATCCAAAAATGTATtcctattagggctgtcaattaatcgcattTAACTcttgtgattaactcaaaaatgttaattgtgattaaaaaaattaattgtgcttaatcacacttataacaatagattaccaattgaaatttattgaatatctttggatggtttttctacattttcaatattgacttcaattacaacaccgtaTACAAAATGCACAGtgttcagtttattttttattacaaatacatgcactgtaaaaacaataaacaaaatagtatttttttagtttacatcatacaagtactgaattgcaatctctttatcgtgaaagtgtaacttacaaatgaagatttttttggttacataactgcactcagaaacaaaacagtgtaaaacttcagagcctacaagtccactcagtcctacttcttctgcCAGTcacgaagacaaacaagtttgtttacattaacgGGAGATACTGAtgcctgtttcttatttacaatttcacctgaaggtgagaacaggcgttctcatggcacttttgtagccggcgttgcaaggtatttatatgccaggtgtgctaaacattcatatgccccttcatgcttcggacaccattccagagggtatgcttccatgctgatgatgctaattaaaaaaatgtgtcaattaaatttgtgactgtactccttggggggagaattgtatgtctcttcctctgttttacccacattctgcatatatttcatgttctagaaGTCTCggctgatgacccagcacatgttcatgttaagaacactttcacagcagatttgacgaaatgcaaagaaggtaccaatatgaggcTTCTAAAACTAGCTACAGCACTCgccccaaggtttaagaatctgaagtactgtccaaaatctgagagggacaaggtgtggaacatgcttttagaagccttaaaagagcaacactttgatgcggaaactacagaacctgaaccaccaaaaaagaaaatcaaccttctgctggttgcATCAGActcatgatgaaaatgaacatgcgtcagtccacactgctttcggtcgttatcaagcagaacccatcatcagcatggaagcatgttctctggaatggtggttaaagcatgaagggacatatgaatctttagcacatctggcacataaatatcttgcaatgccagcttaCAACAGTGCcgtgcaaacgcctgttctcattttcaagtggtgatgtaaacaagaagcaggcagcattatttcctgcaagttggaaccaaccttgtttgtctgagtgattggctgaccaagaagtaggactgagtggacttgtaggctctaaagttttacatcgttttatttttgaatgcagttttttttacataattttacagttgtaagttcaactttcatgataaagagattgtactacagtacttgtatgaggtgaattgaaaaatagtattttttacagtgcaaatatttgtaataaaaataaagtgagcactgtacactttgtattctgtgttgtagttgaaattaatatatttgaaaatgtagtaaaaatccaaaaatatttaaaataaatggtattctattgtttaactggtcgattaattgcaattaatttttttatttgcttgacagtcctaattCCTATTTTTTCTGCAACATTATTTCTTGAGGTCAAAATAAATAAACCTTAAAAATTCCCAGGCTGTCCCTAGAAGTTCTCAAATTTTAACTTCAGATAGGAGGAAATGAGAAATCTAAAATGTGgaaacaagccaaaaaaaaaaaaaaaagaagaattagCTATTATGGAGTATCTAGCGAATAGATAAACTTGGAAATGTAATCTGAAGGCTCTTTCTTAATTTACACAATCATTCTGATTTCATATGGATTCCTTTCCCTATCCActcacacattaggaaaagtaaTCGTTCAAGTTTCTCTGCAGAAAGGGCCAACAATCTGAAGCCTACAGAGCAAGTCAGTAGACTTGACAGATGTGTAATTGTTACCTCCTCCTGTTTAGTAGTTTTTGATTGAAGCTATAGAACACAGTAATTCCTGTTTTTGAGGGTGTGGTAAAACTGTCAATTAACTTGGTAAATCTGAGAGAAACTACTTTTTGCCATCTAAATTAAAATGAACCCAGTCTTCTGTAATTGGACTCCATTTCTGTATTACCATAAACCTCACTTATGCTGGAATTAATATTTTCATTCCAGGTTTTTGGCTGTATGCGGGAGGAGGATCTGCAAGTAACCATTCTTTCGACATGTCCTGTAACTGATTATAAAACTCCTGAATCCACTTTAACGCTTCCTTCTCCTTTTCTGAAAGCTTTAAAGACAAAAGAATTCAAAGAGAGAGTCTGTTGTCCACTGCTGGAGCAGCCAAATATTGTACAGGGTCTCCCTGCTGCTGGTATTATGCAACTTCATTTATACTCTTGCATtcatccatttatttttttttgctgtattGCAAGGTCATGTTTGTGTCCTATGCTAACCATTGACATTTATTGTTGAATGTTAATTTTGAACAGCATAACGTTTAACAGATGATCCTACTTTTAAGTTTATCCTCCAATATAATTTAGTGAATGAGCCAGGAAGATAACATTAATTATCTTATCATTAATTATCTTGAAAATTAATTCACAGCACTTTGGCATTTTCCACATCGGTATGTAAAACTGCTGAGATATACAAAAATTATGTTCTGTAATTTACATTTTACAGTATAAGCTGTTATGTTACGTAGTATATCTTGAACCAGaagtcacccaataaaattagcAGACATAAGgaggtacttcttcacacaatgcacagtcatccTCTGGAACCCTTTGCTGGGGAATGTTGTGACTGCCAAAAggataactgagttcaaaaataattagatatgttcttggaggatagtccctcaatggctgttagccaaaatggtcagagatgcaaccccagaGCAAAATGATATATTACTTAACTTGAAAGAGATGTTATGCAGTGTGGATTAGATTACTTTGATGTAacagtcttttttctttttggttataTTTAGTTCTGAGTTATTGTCAAGTATGGCAGATTCCTGCAGTGCTGTATCAGTGTTACACAGATGTCATCAAACTGGACACTGTTACAATTGAAGCATTCAAGCCTGTGctttcttctaagaacctgaagAGTTTAGTCAAGGtaaagtttaattttaaagatTAGTGGAAAGTTCTGTCACTTTGGCCTCCGTCACTTTGgcctccatcactgtagtattggAGTGTCTGAGGTTGTAGaccggggtcggcaacctgcggcgtgcgtgccaaaggcggcatgcaagctgatttttagtggcactctgctgccagctggggttccgGCCGCCGCCGCCcacactcagcccgctgcctgcctggatgaacagaaccccaggccggcagtgggctaagcggggccggtggccgggaccctggctggcaggagctggcggatggaaccccagaccggcagcaggctgagcagcgcagcccgctgctggcctggggttctggCCGCTTGGCCCcgtgccagctggggtcccggttgccaaccccgctcagcccactgccagcctggatgGGTGGAACCCCGGGCTGGCAGCAGTCTGAGCGGAGCTGGCAGCCTGACGGCGACCCCGCCTGACGGGCTGGTGGACGGAACCCCTGCGTGGCTCAGCCTGCTGTTGGCCTGGggtccctgctgccagcctggatggccgggaccccaggccgagcggggctggcagccgggaccccaggccagcagcaggttgAGCGGATCAGTCCGCTGCCGGTTTGGGGTTCCAGCCACCAGCCCCTGGCACACaaccttaaattacagtaaataaatgaagacttggcacaccatttctcaaaggttgccgaccaCTGTTGTAGACTAATGAGACTTAGATGTATAGTACAGACGCTCCCCGGGTTACGCAAGACCCGACTTACGCAAATTCAACCTACGCAAAAAGTTCCATAAGGCATAAATAAAATTTTCGAGTTGCGAAAAATATTGCGTAGCATATGGAAAGgtaaagtactgtagtgcaatgtgCAGAGAAATACAGCAGTAACATCTCCTACAAGGGAAGGCTTTGCACTCTCACAGCCTCTCAGTCTCGTGTTATTTCAGTGATACTGtatttctgtttcagagtagcagctgtgttagtctgtatccagaaaaagaaaaggaggacttgtggcaccttagagactaacagatttatttgagcataagctttcgtgatgtagctcacgaaagcttatgctcaaatagatttgttagtctctaaggtgccacaagtcctccttttcttttgtatttctgTTGTTTCACCCTATAATTTCATTCAAATCATGCCTGGAAAGCGACCAAGTGATAGCAAGTGTGCAGGACCAGTTTGTAAGCGAAAGAAGATTGATTtagaacagaaaatgaaaatagtGAAAAAGTACAAAGGTGGACAAAGCCTGTCGTCAATTGCTCGTGAACTTGAATTGGCTGCCTCAGCAGTGAAAAGTATTTTGAAAGATAGTGCACACACAAAAGAGCATGTGAAAGGCTCTGCTCCTTTAAAATCAACAGGCCTAATGAAGCAGCATTCTGGTTCCATCTATGAAATGGAAAAATTATTAACAATGTGGATAGAAGATCAGATTCAAAAACGTGTGCGCCTTAGCCTAATGATTATTCAAGCTAAGGCTAAAAGTATTTTTGAAGACATAAGGGGAAAATACAGTGATCCTAACACATAGTTTGTGGCTAGTCATGGGTGGTTTAATAGATTTAAACAATGCAAATTTTCACAATGTAAAAGAGAGTGGTGAGGCTGCTAGTGCTGATACAAAAGCAGCTGAAAAGTATCCCGAAGTGTTACGAAAACTTATAGAAGAATGTGGTTATACAGCACAGCAAATCTTTAATGTCGATGAGACTGGATTGTTTTGGGAAAAAATGCCAGACAGAACACACATTTCAAAAGAGGAAAAGACAATGCCAGGGTTTAGAGCTGCAAAAGATAGGCTGGCACTTTTGCTTCAGGGTAATGCAGCTGGAGATTGCAAATTGAAACTATTGCTTGTTTATCATTCAGAAAATCCCTGTGCGTTTAAAGGCATTAACAAGGCTACCCTTCCAGTTCATTTCTATTCAAATCAAAAGACTTGGATCACAATGGCACTTTTCGAAGACTGGTTTATAAATTTGTTTATCCCTGAAGTGGAAAAATTCTGCAGAGAAAATGACATCCCATTCAAGATTATGCTTATCATCGATAATGCTCCTGGAGATCCCGCACATTTAGACAGTTTTCATCCTAATGTAAAAGTCGTGTTTCTGCCTCTTAACACGACTTCGATCCTACAGCCTATGGATCAGGGTGTCATTGCTAATTTTAAAGCCTATTATCTACGAAGCACATTTGCACAGGCAGTAGTAGCAACTGACGGAGAGACTGGCAAGACTTTATACAATTTCCAAAAATCGCGTAACATTTACCTAGCCATCATAAACGTTGCTCAGGCCTGGGCAGAGGTTACCCAAGTTTGTTTGAATGCCATATGGAAGAAAGTGTGCCCACAGTTTGTACCCAGCTATAAAGGTTTCAGAAAAGATGAAACATAGGAGGAGGTGGCAGATGAAATTGTGAAGCTTGCCAAGCAGCTTCAGCTGGAGGTTGATGTTGGTGATGTGGATGAGCTTATCGAATCCCATGAAGCTGAATTATCAAATGAGGATCTCATGGAATTAGAAGCAGCAAAAGTAAAAGAGCAGACTGAAGCTGAGGATGAAGTTGAAGTAGAAGAGCCACGACACTTCAACACCAAGGAGATGGCACTTGCATTTCGTGAGATTGACTCTGCAATGGCAAGGTTTGAGAAGTTGGACCCCAATTCCTCACGATTCTTGAAAGTGAACAGAGGCATTGACGAAACGCTGGCCTGTTATAGACAGATatatgaagagaagaaaaaggcCGCTATCCAGTCATCTCTCAATAAGTTTGTAAAGGCCTGCAACGTCCACATCTCCACAGCCTTCCACTTCCAAAGCCCCCTCTGGCAACCCCGATGATGTAATGTCtatctcctcctctccttcctcatcTACAAATTGAACCCATTGTCATCCACCACCAAAATGCAGCCTTCAGTGTGCCAGGATAACAATAGGATTAAGGTaagatactttaaatgactgcttcttggagcagctggtacaggaacccacaaggggagaggcaactctcaatctagtcctgagtggagcgcaggatctggtccaagaggtaactataacaggactgcttggaaatagtgaccataatataataacatttaacattcctgtggtgggaagaacacctcaacagcccaacactgtggcatttaatttcagaaaggggaactatgcaaaaatgaggaggttagtcaaacagaaattaaaaggtacagtgactagagtgaaatccctgcaagctgcatggacacttttcaaggacaccgtaatagaggctcaacttaaatgtataccccaaattaaaaaacacagtaaaagaactaaaaaagagccaccgtggcttaacaaccatgtaaaagaagagAGATAAAaagccatcttttaaaaagtggaagtcaaaccctagtaaggtaaatagaaaggagcataaacactgccaaattaaatgtaaaaatgtaataagaaaagccaaaaaggagttagaagaacagctagccaaaaactcagaagataataacaaaatgttttttacgtacatcagaagcaggaagcctgctaaacaaccagtggggcccctggacgatagagatacaaaaggagcacttaaagacgataaagtcatcgcagagaaactaaatgaattctttgcttcagtcttcatggctgaggatgttagggagattcctaaacctgagccatcttttgtaggtgacaaatctgaggaatggtcacagattgaagtatcactagaggaggttttggaattaattgagaaacttaacagtaacaagtcaccgggaccagatggcattcacccaagagttctgaaagaactcaaatgtgaaattgcggaactatta
The Eretmochelys imbricata isolate rEreImb1 chromosome 1, rEreImb1.hap1, whole genome shotgun sequence DNA segment above includes these coding regions:
- the PSMG1 gene encoding proteasome assembly chaperone 1, whose amino-acid sequence is MATFFGEVVAAPSRAGVDDEEEAAAEREETPEDREIRRGLEKKREVHILWSSKLSASTGSFMDEQFPCSKFILAIGHNSVAFLSSFVLNSGCWEAVGAVKLWNEWCRTSNTTSVLPTDAFCLFYKLISDPTVLLCQCNCYVAEDQQFQWLEKVFGCMREEDLQVTILSTCPVTDYKTPESTLTLPSPFLKALKTKEFKERVCCPLLEQPNIVQGLPAAVLSYCQVWQIPAVLYQCYTDVIKLDTVTIEAFKPVLSSKNLKSLVKDMSKSTEILKKLVTTNEIHNNIYT